Proteins encoded in a region of the Planctomycetaceae bacterium genome:
- a CDS encoding arginine decarboxylase, pyruvoyl-dependent — MPSIVNALVAKRIFLTKGVGRHRYQLKSFEEALRDAGVANQNLVQVSSILPPKCKIISKDSGLKELVPGSIAFCVMARCDTNEHGRLVATSIGIAAPKDKNNWGYLSEVHGHGMNEQQAGDMAEDLAAEMLGTTLGMEVDPNKAWSEKEQAYKSSGLFIRTSNCTQAARGQKGLWTTTVAIAMFIFE; from the coding sequence ATGCCAAGTATTGTAAATGCTCTTGTAGCGAAACGAATTTTCTTAACCAAAGGTGTCGGACGACACAGATATCAACTTAAATCCTTCGAGGAAGCGCTGCGAGATGCGGGCGTTGCGAACCAGAACCTTGTTCAGGTTTCGTCAATTCTGCCGCCAAAATGCAAAATTATCAGTAAGGATTCAGGCCTGAAAGAACTTGTGCCTGGTTCAATCGCGTTTTGCGTTATGGCAAGATGCGATACAAACGAACACGGCAGATTAGTCGCAACCTCAATTGGTATAGCCGCTCCAAAAGATAAGAATAACTGGGGTTACTTGAGCGAAGTTCACGGCCACGGTATGAACGAACAACAGGCCGGCGATATGGCTGAAGACTTGGCGGCCGAAATGCTCGGTACGACTTTGGGTATGGAAGTTGACCCAAACAAAGCCTGGAGCGAAAAAGAACAGGCATACAAATCCAGCGGACTGTTCATCAGAACATCGAACTGCACACAGGCAGCCAGAGGACAAAAAGGCCTTTGGACAACAACAGTAGCAATCGCTATGTTCATATTTGAGTAA
- the mnmE gene encoding tRNA uridine-5-carboxymethylaminomethyl(34) synthesis GTPase MnmE: MYDINDTIIAVSSGATPSIKKIIRVSGDKTFDLLKSLAGCDLRKQKTITPVHIDFDGLGVECLIYSFVSPHSYTGEDTAEIHICGCDEIIEKLFAKFLASGCRAALAGEFTYRAYVNGKIDLSRAEAIAEIIESSNQYQLAAAQKLFGGSIEKKVSQIRKDILELLSLIEAGLDFSADDIEIISKDKAKESAEKILTDLNELLGGSITFEQISQAPTVVIAGAANAGKSSLVNALLGENRSIVSDQSGTTRDVLEHWLELDKCDCVLVDCAGVITKSDDTLQNLANEAAKRAVQNSDVLIFCVDSSKEEYAEDLEIIKNIVCRGEPTCSPTGQAHRSAPTIFLATKCDLPSNQNKLETIFKQKFLQTSVKNKTGLDELKNAIEQNIISQTAASSESHDKTALTQRHKAAVSDAVKNIENAITEIQNGNEEIAAAVLRAALQNLSKLETEHIDEAILDNIFSRFCIGK; the protein is encoded by the coding sequence ATGTATGACATAAATGACACAATTATCGCGGTATCGAGCGGAGCGACTCCTTCCATAAAGAAAATCATACGCGTCAGCGGTGATAAAACTTTTGATTTATTAAAGTCATTGGCCGGCTGTGATTTAAGAAAACAAAAAACCATTACGCCGGTTCATATAGATTTCGACGGGTTGGGAGTTGAATGCCTGATTTATTCTTTCGTCTCTCCGCATTCATATACTGGCGAAGACACCGCAGAAATTCACATCTGCGGATGCGATGAAATAATCGAAAAACTCTTCGCGAAATTTCTCGCTTCCGGATGTCGGGCGGCACTTGCGGGCGAGTTCACTTACAGAGCCTACGTCAACGGCAAAATAGATTTGTCACGAGCCGAGGCAATCGCTGAAATCATCGAAAGCTCAAATCAATATCAGCTCGCAGCGGCACAAAAACTTTTCGGCGGCTCAATAGAAAAAAAAGTTTCGCAAATACGAAAAGATATTCTCGAACTGTTAAGCCTTATCGAAGCAGGTTTGGATTTCAGTGCAGACGATATCGAAATCATCAGCAAAGATAAAGCAAAAGAATCCGCAGAAAAAATCCTAACCGACCTTAATGAACTACTCGGCGGCTCAATAACTTTCGAACAAATTTCACAAGCACCAACTGTCGTAATCGCAGGCGCGGCAAACGCGGGCAAGAGCAGTCTTGTAAATGCGCTGCTGGGCGAAAACAGGAGTATTGTTTCCGACCAGAGCGGAACAACACGAGATGTTCTCGAACACTGGCTTGAACTTGACAAGTGTGATTGCGTGCTTGTCGATTGCGCGGGCGTTATTACAAAATCAGACGATACGCTTCAAAATCTCGCAAATGAGGCGGCAAAAAGAGCTGTACAAAATTCCGATGTTTTGATTTTCTGTGTTGATTCATCAAAAGAAGAGTATGCGGAAGATTTGGAAATTATAAAAAACATAGTATGTAGGGGCGAACCTACGTGTTCGCCCACTGGGCAGGCACATAGGTCTGCCCCTACAATATTCCTTGCGACAAAATGCGATTTACCAAGCAACCAAAATAAACTCGAAACAATATTTAAACAAAAATTTTTGCAGACAAGTGTAAAAAACAAAACCGGTCTTGATGAATTAAAGAATGCCATTGAGCAAAATATCATCAGTCAAACCGCGGCGTCATCAGAATCGCACGATAAAACAGCTCTTACGCAAAGACATAAAGCAGCAGTCAGCGATGCGGTAAAAAATATTGAAAACGCAATCACAGAAATTCAAAACGGCAACGAAGAAATCGCGGCGGCTGTTTTGCGGGCGGCTTTACAGAATTTATCAAAGTTAGAAACTGAACATATCGACGAGGCGATTCTCGATAATATTTTTTCACGTTTTTGCATAGGCAAGTAA
- a CDS encoding prepilin-type N-terminal cleavage/methylation domain-containing protein: MTRKHFKAFTLVELLVVISIIAILLAVLIPALKKARQQAQKIICSSNMRQMGVALQCYFQDSDTRLPDSSCHITDPNQYWLKILSKYLKQNLLFKCPSDTAKEFIDWSKPLGAQGNKRWSSFALNGLLDSKCSRYKGQYNRTRMIPKPQYCIYVAESPSSWTSYDHIHPEQWADIREAKGKIAYDRHSKKSNYLFADGHAEILKLEDTYSWPGNCFWFPECAPVWPKDE; encoded by the coding sequence ATGACGCGAAAGCATTTCAAAGCATTTACACTGGTAGAACTGCTGGTGGTGATATCGATAATCGCTATCCTGCTGGCAGTTCTAATACCGGCATTAAAGAAAGCCCGTCAACAGGCGCAAAAAATTATCTGCTCGAGTAATATGCGGCAGATGGGTGTTGCGCTGCAATGTTATTTTCAGGACAGCGACACACGTTTGCCGGATAGTTCGTGTCATATAACAGACCCAAATCAATACTGGCTGAAAATTTTATCGAAATATCTCAAACAAAATCTGCTTTTCAAGTGCCCTTCCGACACAGCAAAAGAATTCATCGACTGGAGCAAGCCGCTCGGCGCGCAGGGAAATAAAAGATGGTCGAGCTTTGCACTTAACGGCCTGCTCGATTCAAAATGCAGCAGATACAAAGGTCAATACAACAGAACACGAATGATTCCAAAGCCGCAGTATTGCATTTACGTCGCTGAAAGTCCGTCGAGCTGGACATCCTACGACCACATTCATCCGGAACAGTGGGCTGATATTCGAGAGGCAAAAGGCAAAATCGCTTACGACAGACACAGCAAGAAATCAAATTATCTTTTCGCTGATGGACACGCGGAGATATTAAAACTTGAAGATACATATAGCTGGCCGGGGAATTGTTTCTGGTTTCCGGAATGCGCACCTGTCTGGCCGAAAGATGAATAA
- a CDS encoding PEP-CTERM sorting domain-containing protein yields MLRRSFCAIIVSLATILFVSSAAYCHEHIFVGADNNQLLIYEVPSVIELIPTGDYIGDKQIYVAELDCWHSAEEDYRLDNNDKATTPGWLISLQRVSYSDPINFWMEDESTTLEILTSNGSTYNFDAPAWDDEEGWYFHNHTEFLALASGAGETFTATFKLFDNGTTDFADSAEYTLTFTTIPEPATLTLLGAGLVSVLKRRKK; encoded by the coding sequence ATGTTAAGAAGAAGTTTTTGCGCAATCATAGTTTCGTTGGCAACCATTCTGTTTGTTTCATCTGCGGCATACTGCCATGAACATATTTTTGTCGGCGCTGATAATAACCAGCTTTTAATTTATGAAGTACCTTCAGTTATCGAACTGATACCGACAGGCGACTATATCGGCGATAAACAAATTTATGTCGCTGAACTCGACTGCTGGCATTCAGCGGAAGAAGATTATCGACTTGATAACAATGATAAAGCAACAACGCCGGGTTGGCTGATTTCTCTTCAGCGAGTCAGTTATTCTGACCCGATAAATTTCTGGATGGAAGACGAATCCACAACACTTGAGATTCTGACTTCAAATGGTTCAACTTACAATTTCGATGCTCCGGCATGGGACGATGAAGAAGGCTGGTATTTTCATAATCATACAGAGTTTCTTGCTCTGGCATCCGGCGCGGGCGAGACGTTTACCGCAACATTTAAATTGTTCGACAACGGAACAACTGATTTCGCTGATTCTGCAGAGTATACGCTGACATTCACAACTATTCCTGAACCGGCAACGCTTACATTGCTCGGCGCAGGTTTGGTTTCCGTTTTGAAACGTCGAAAGAAATAA
- the dnaK gene encoding molecular chaperone DnaK: MAKIIGIDLGTTNSVVSVMEGTSPKVLINSSGSRLTPSVVGFTDKGERLVGQIAKHQQVTNPENTVFSIKRFMGRRHNEVAAEEKTVPYKVVGGAAELVKVNVRGKEYTPPEVSAMILQDLKKTAEDYLGEKVDRAVITVPAYFNDAQRQATKDAGTIAGLKVERIINEPTAAALAYGVEKKKNEKVAVFDFGGGTFDISILDIGDNVFEVLSTNGDTHLGGDDLDEVLINYLADEFKKTEGIDLRKDPMAHQRLKEAAEKAKCELSNQVESTVNLPFITADASGPKHLQVTITRSKFEALAEPVFERLKNPCIKAMSDAKMNPSDIAEVLLVGGSTRIPKVVNIVRDLFKKEPNKSLNPDEVVAIGAAVQGAVLAGDAGVKDILLLDVTPLSLGVETLGGVMTKLIERNTTIPTSKKEVFSTAADSQTTVDIHVLQGEREFARDNRTLGRFQLSDIPPAPRGMPQVEVAFDIDANGILNVSAKDLGTGKQQSIQIKSSSGLSDEEVKKMQQDAEAHAAEDKKRREVVDLKNQADQLVYSTEKTLKEHGEKVSGDVRGKIESAVNNLKEVVKGEDGDAIKKAMENLNTTAQELGKILYEEAAKKQQAAGGAQQQPAPEGPKPTDGQQENVHRKGGDDVIDAEFEAKDQK; the protein is encoded by the coding sequence ATGGCAAAGATAATAGGTATAGATTTAGGAACAACCAACTCGGTCGTATCCGTGATGGAAGGCACTTCACCGAAAGTGTTGATTAACTCCTCCGGCAGCAGGCTTACTCCGTCAGTTGTAGGTTTTACTGACAAGGGTGAACGCCTTGTTGGCCAGATAGCCAAGCATCAGCAGGTAACGAACCCTGAAAATACCGTTTTTTCTATAAAAAGGTTTATGGGCCGCCGTCATAATGAGGTTGCCGCTGAAGAAAAGACTGTTCCGTACAAAGTTGTCGGCGGGGCTGCCGAGCTGGTAAAAGTCAACGTCAGAGGTAAAGAATATACACCTCCTGAAGTTTCAGCGATGATTCTGCAGGATTTGAAGAAAACCGCTGAAGATTACCTCGGCGAAAAGGTTGACAGAGCGGTCATTACCGTTCCGGCCTATTTCAACGATGCCCAGCGTCAGGCTACCAAAGACGCCGGCACGATTGCAGGTTTGAAGGTCGAAAGAATTATTAATGAGCCGACAGCCGCTGCTTTGGCTTATGGCGTTGAGAAAAAGAAAAACGAAAAAGTCGCTGTGTTCGATTTCGGCGGCGGTACGTTCGATATTTCAATTCTTGACATTGGCGACAACGTCTTTGAAGTATTGAGTACCAACGGCGACACGCACCTTGGCGGCGACGACCTTGACGAAGTGTTGATTAATTATCTTGCCGATGAATTCAAGAAAACTGAAGGCATTGACCTTCGCAAAGACCCGATGGCTCATCAGCGTCTGAAAGAAGCTGCTGAAAAAGCGAAATGTGAACTTTCGAACCAGGTCGAATCGACTGTAAATCTGCCGTTCATCACAGCCGATGCTTCCGGCCCGAAACATTTACAGGTTACTATTACACGCAGCAAGTTCGAAGCGCTCGCCGAGCCGGTTTTCGAGAGATTGAAAAACCCGTGCATAAAAGCGATGAGCGATGCGAAGATGAATCCGTCTGACATTGCGGAAGTTCTGCTCGTCGGCGGTTCAACAAGAATTCCGAAAGTTGTAAATATAGTTCGCGATTTATTCAAGAAAGAGCCGAACAAGAGTCTGAATCCTGATGAAGTTGTTGCGATTGGCGCAGCGGTACAGGGCGCAGTACTTGCCGGCGACGCGGGCGTAAAAGATATTCTGCTTCTGGATGTTACTCCGCTTTCGTTAGGCGTTGAAACACTCGGCGGCGTTATGACAAAATTGATTGAACGCAACACGACTATTCCGACAAGCAAGAAAGAAGTTTTCTCTACCGCTGCCGATAGTCAGACAACGGTTGATATTCACGTACTGCAGGGCGAACGAGAATTCGCACGCGATAACAGAACGCTCGGAAGATTCCAGCTTTCTGATATACCGCCTGCTCCTCGTGGAATGCCGCAGGTTGAAGTTGCTTTCGATATTGATGCAAACGGTATTTTGAATGTTTCAGCGAAAGATCTCGGCACTGGTAAACAGCAGTCGATACAAATTAAATCAAGCTCCGGCTTGAGCGACGAAGAAGTTAAAAAGATGCAGCAGGACGCTGAAGCTCACGCTGCCGAAGACAAGAAACGCAGAGAAGTTGTTGACCTGAAAAATCAGGCCGACCAGTTGGTTTACTCAACTGAAAAAACTTTGAAAGAGCACGGCGAAAAGGTCTCTGGCGATGTCCGCGGCAAAATTGAGTCTGCCGTTAATAATTTGAAGGAAGTTGTTAAGGGCGAAGACGGCGATGCGATAAAGAAGGCTATGGAAAATTTAAACACCACAGCGCAGGAACTTGGCAAGATTCTTTATGAAGAAGCCGCAAAGAAGCAGCAGGCCGCAGGCGGCGCACAACAGCAGCCGGCACCGGAAGGTCCTAAACCAACCGATGGCCAGCAGGAAAATGTCCACCGCAAAGGCGGCGACGATGTCATCGACGCTGAATTTGAAGCAAAGGATCAGAAATAA
- a CDS encoding dockerin type I domain-containing protein, whose translation MKMIIIILTLMCSICAADCSLDHFLIGCNPDGINGTSDDNKLFVNCTQKYRHSDPDNNGEATWLYWHYPLYYNSRYDRYQIGEPGFDVIGATDPNRQLSGTANVDYRIIVECVSITPGFKAVDTDTIGITLDEAGDSFNHSVLSDTHIHFQYRAPASTGGTELQWITFIIYDELGKYEASEPFSIAFGSDPLAGDLVIDGKVDLEDAAEFSYYWLEENGSRENDYYERADVNKDSKVNFQDFVLLAENYLK comes from the coding sequence ATGAAAATGATTATTATAATTTTAACTTTGATGTGCAGTATATGCGCAGCTGATTGTTCGCTCGACCATTTTTTAATCGGCTGCAATCCAGATGGTATCAACGGCACAAGCGACGATAATAAATTGTTTGTCAACTGCACGCAAAAATATCGGCACAGCGATCCGGACAACAATGGAGAAGCAACATGGCTGTACTGGCATTATCCGCTGTATTATAACTCACGTTACGACCGGTATCAGATTGGCGAGCCGGGGTTTGATGTTATCGGTGCAACTGACCCGAACAGGCAACTATCCGGAACAGCAAATGTCGATTATCGAATCATTGTCGAATGCGTTTCGATAACACCAGGATTCAAAGCAGTTGATACCGATACAATCGGCATCACACTCGACGAAGCCGGCGATTCATTTAATCACAGTGTGCTTTCGGATACGCATATTCATTTTCAATATCGCGCACCGGCATCAACGGGCGGAACTGAATTGCAGTGGATTACTTTTATTATCTATGACGAACTCGGCAAATACGAAGCATCAGAACCTTTTAGTATTGCTTTCGGGTCTGACCCGCTCGCGGGCGATTTGGTTATTGACGGCAAAGTTGATTTGGAAGATGCCGCAGAGTTCAGCTACTACTGGCTTGAAGAAAATGGCAGCAGAGAAAATGATTATTACGAACGTGCGGACGTGAACAAAGATAGCAAAGTCAATTTTCAGGATTTTGTGTTGCTTGCGGAAAATTATTTAAAATAA